One stretch of Alcaligenes faecalis DNA includes these proteins:
- a CDS encoding YheC/YheD family protein, with the protein MSLTTLLNQCKPLLAQKLASEPVSDLPEGVPACVLFFSVCNGQERAHVQIAQGPGFEQAWEQGSQALNAWMTEQDKPALWLRVDLVNRVEAYSWADQQERMSLSKRNYFRFGLSFKADFSVAFLEQELAANAILYDGKLGEATPNAVNLAHYSRLRFGQALDWPQNPEETVWRFKTMAVFSDGQDLHEIEDQGRHSGYRKVLDWGPGRVRHTIDASTQYLAEQVKQTGQYHYGWFPCFDRAIPTYNALRHASSTYALLEGWEVTGLDNQKQAIERALQYLTQSLIKVMSLPDGSTAAFLVDTGDEIKLGGNAVCLLALVKYTELTGDQQYLPLLEQLALGIVFMQDPEAGSFVHVLNYPDLSLKDEHRIIYYDGEAAFGLMRLYGLTRDARWLSTVEKAFDFFIKAEHWNAHDHWLSYCVNELTLYKPEPRYYQFGLDNVHGYLDFVQNRITTFPTLLELMMAAQRMIVRMQSDANPQIQAMLDGFPLETFYQALEIRARSLLDGFFWPELAMYFKNPARIVNGFFIRHHSFRVRIDDIEHYLSGYVAYLKYLQISAPDTPSGQEPSSSEPASATQTSSPALSKPLLKPVSDQAVIGLLSYPKSPRRFMEVKALAQAAWAKGLAVFYLSYQGFEEQGGHVKGYLFDGQRWEQGYAALPLVIDNAPANTGAQRQILESLKDRTRLLCRRLGGKAVTLDILQKDRQTAGLMIEAANLSVEDLRRMLDAYGSVVLKPYRSNRGKQVYRLSKLDAGVYQLGSDTDSQVLSSEELEGFCRGKSAQAWMIQRYISSRSKEQKPFDVRVPVFRVASGQWAVARKYARVGVGALTSNLATGGSSYEAVDFLTDIYGSKTAKSLEKKLAKAALDIAQVLQKHYGFEIDALGCDFGIQDGKLFLFEVNSYPGLKGCLDSAVALKADFYAHALSQAQAVAPKKPILIQAASPENQALLRRVMSGGENDYSSSRYLRKGIANPVYHMIRDQAKARDCSAKVRKNICLEIYESARLVSVFSPNSPDLSLATRRIANNKELSKFFLQKAGIAVPQGRVFQSFEAARRYFRSRSLPQVVKPRTGTGGKGVTAHIQDERLFQQAWAKAGGGVSNIIVEDFIEGDEVRVFVLNGKVTAAVCRVPAYVVGDGRSTIAQLVDKKNEDRKRNPLLKVYPIKSFDYLTQVLGKDLHYVPPVHEYVRLAMVSNVALGGESVGVLEFLHPSICQMAEQVWHAIPHATQLGLDIIARDFQALAKDNAYVIEINADPAVATPAFSAYGQSFQDLPEQLIRYALENRHHASRFRGKPVLAPAAPYSPSCQGDSFVLNSAAIQTRLLRQAAYRRNLDVDMVDSSLTLIRDSAQQIAFVNGMCGLTRAATTQATTNKQWTKKLLSQAGLNTPRGRSFAIDAMDQAWEFASSLETPIVLKPLAGSGGAGISTDIQSRAHFEAAWAVIKDMRGKTVICEEQIKGKDYRLIVIGQRLCAVTERVPAFVIGDGKHSIEELVALKNQQRQQNPYLRSKLIALTPTVITYLEKSGLRRTSIPSKDQRVQLHEVANIGSGGEGHDLTAQVHPEWAEVAVRARMALYDAVHVGVDLLAEDMRKPPRKQQWAIIEINSNPEFGQHFIQHGQARDVAGLLIEQLFPVQKRVPISTQRIVLSGKVQGVGFRKWLWSLAHLHGVQGTVCNRADGTVEAVLSGPARSVAQLVDKCQIGPKAARVQSCEVFQEEAVDGLACFEILNESLAEAV; encoded by the coding sequence ATGAGCCTGACTACTTTATTGAATCAATGTAAGCCGCTGCTGGCGCAGAAACTGGCTTCCGAGCCAGTGAGCGACTTGCCCGAAGGCGTGCCTGCTTGCGTATTGTTTTTCAGTGTTTGCAATGGCCAGGAGCGTGCCCATGTGCAGATTGCCCAAGGGCCAGGTTTTGAGCAAGCGTGGGAGCAGGGCAGTCAGGCCTTGAATGCCTGGATGACCGAGCAGGACAAGCCTGCATTATGGCTGCGTGTGGATCTGGTGAATCGGGTGGAGGCGTATAGCTGGGCCGATCAACAAGAACGGATGAGCCTGTCCAAGCGCAATTATTTTCGTTTTGGTCTGTCCTTCAAGGCGGATTTTTCAGTCGCGTTTTTGGAGCAGGAACTGGCCGCCAATGCGATTCTGTATGACGGCAAGCTGGGCGAAGCTACCCCCAATGCCGTGAATCTGGCGCATTACTCCCGCCTGCGTTTTGGTCAGGCGCTGGATTGGCCGCAAAACCCCGAGGAAACAGTCTGGCGCTTCAAGACGATGGCCGTGTTCAGCGATGGCCAGGACTTGCATGAGATAGAAGATCAGGGCCGTCACAGTGGCTACCGCAAGGTGCTGGACTGGGGGCCGGGGCGCGTGCGTCATACCATTGATGCCAGCACCCAGTATCTGGCCGAGCAAGTCAAACAAACGGGTCAGTATCACTACGGCTGGTTCCCATGTTTTGACCGTGCCATTCCCACCTACAACGCCTTGCGCCATGCCAGCTCCACCTATGCCTTGCTGGAAGGTTGGGAGGTCACGGGTTTGGATAATCAGAAGCAGGCGATTGAACGCGCCTTGCAGTATCTGACCCAAAGCCTGATCAAGGTGATGAGCCTGCCCGATGGCTCTACCGCGGCTTTTCTGGTGGATACGGGCGATGAGATCAAGCTGGGCGGAAATGCCGTCTGCCTGCTGGCCCTGGTGAAATACACGGAGCTGACGGGGGATCAACAGTACCTGCCTTTGCTGGAACAATTGGCGCTGGGCATTGTGTTCATGCAAGACCCTGAAGCCGGGTCCTTCGTGCATGTGTTGAACTATCCCGATCTGTCCTTGAAGGACGAGCACCGGATTATTTATTACGACGGTGAAGCCGCCTTTGGCCTGATGCGCCTGTATGGCTTGACCCGCGATGCCCGCTGGTTGTCCACGGTTGAAAAAGCTTTTGATTTCTTCATCAAGGCCGAGCACTGGAACGCGCACGACCATTGGTTGAGCTATTGCGTCAATGAATTGACCTTGTACAAACCGGAGCCACGCTACTACCAGTTTGGCCTGGACAATGTGCACGGTTATCTGGATTTTGTACAAAATCGTATCACCACATTTCCTACCTTGCTGGAATTGATGATGGCGGCCCAGCGCATGATTGTGCGCATGCAGTCTGACGCCAATCCGCAGATCCAGGCCATGCTGGACGGCTTCCCGCTGGAGACCTTTTATCAGGCACTGGAAATACGCGCCCGCAGCTTGCTGGATGGTTTCTTTTGGCCTGAGCTGGCCATGTACTTCAAGAATCCGGCCCGTATCGTGAATGGCTTCTTTATCCGTCACCACAGCTTCCGTGTGCGGATTGACGATATTGAGCACTATTTGTCGGGTTATGTGGCGTATTTGAAGTATTTGCAGATCTCAGCACCGGACACTCCGAGTGGTCAGGAGCCTTCTTCTTCGGAACCCGCTTCCGCGACGCAAACAAGCTCTCCGGCATTGTCGAAACCCTTGCTGAAGCCAGTTTCAGATCAAGCTGTCATCGGCTTGCTGAGCTATCCCAAAAGCCCCCGTCGTTTTATGGAGGTCAAGGCGTTGGCCCAGGCAGCCTGGGCCAAAGGGCTGGCAGTTTTCTACCTGTCTTATCAGGGTTTTGAAGAGCAGGGCGGGCATGTGAAAGGCTATTTGTTTGATGGCCAGCGATGGGAGCAGGGCTATGCGGCCTTGCCACTCGTGATCGACAACGCCCCGGCTAACACGGGAGCACAGCGCCAGATTCTGGAGTCCTTGAAAGACCGTACTCGCTTGCTGTGCCGTCGTTTGGGTGGCAAGGCTGTGACTTTGGACATTTTGCAAAAAGATCGCCAAACAGCCGGGCTGATGATCGAGGCCGCTAATTTGAGCGTGGAGGATCTGCGCCGCATGCTTGATGCTTATGGCAGCGTGGTCCTGAAACCGTATCGCTCCAATCGGGGCAAGCAGGTGTACCGCTTGAGCAAGCTGGACGCGGGCGTGTATCAGTTGGGAAGTGATACGGACAGCCAGGTCTTGTCTTCGGAGGAGCTGGAAGGTTTTTGCCGTGGCAAGTCGGCGCAGGCCTGGATGATTCAACGCTATATCTCCAGTCGCTCCAAGGAGCAAAAGCCTTTTGATGTTCGTGTGCCTGTATTCCGAGTAGCATCCGGACAGTGGGCCGTTGCCCGAAAATATGCTCGTGTGGGTGTAGGCGCTTTGACCTCCAATTTGGCGACGGGGGGTTCGTCCTATGAAGCCGTGGATTTTCTGACGGATATTTATGGTTCAAAGACAGCGAAAAGCCTGGAGAAGAAACTGGCCAAAGCTGCTTTGGATATTGCTCAGGTGCTGCAGAAACACTATGGCTTTGAGATTGATGCCCTGGGCTGTGACTTTGGTATTCAGGACGGCAAGTTGTTTCTGTTCGAGGTGAACTCTTACCCTGGTCTGAAGGGGTGCCTGGATAGCGCTGTGGCCTTGAAAGCTGATTTTTATGCTCATGCCTTGAGTCAGGCCCAGGCAGTCGCCCCAAAAAAGCCCATCCTGATTCAGGCGGCCAGCCCGGAGAATCAGGCTTTGCTACGACGGGTAATGTCGGGCGGCGAAAATGATTATTCTTCATCCCGCTATTTGCGCAAAGGCATTGCCAATCCCGTCTATCACATGATTCGGGATCAGGCCAAAGCTCGTGATTGCAGCGCCAAGGTACGCAAAAATATTTGCCTGGAGATATACGAATCGGCTCGCCTGGTCTCGGTGTTCTCGCCCAACTCCCCGGATCTATCCTTGGCGACACGGCGCATTGCCAACAATAAAGAGCTGAGCAAATTTTTTTTGCAAAAAGCCGGTATTGCGGTTCCTCAAGGACGGGTGTTTCAGTCTTTTGAGGCGGCGCGACGCTACTTCCGGTCGCGCAGCTTGCCGCAGGTAGTCAAGCCCCGCACGGGAACGGGCGGCAAAGGAGTAACGGCCCATATTCAGGACGAACGCCTGTTTCAGCAAGCCTGGGCGAAAGCCGGTGGTGGCGTCAGCAATATCATTGTGGAGGATTTCATCGAAGGGGATGAGGTCCGTGTCTTTGTGTTGAACGGCAAGGTCACCGCAGCGGTATGTCGTGTGCCGGCTTATGTGGTGGGAGATGGCCGCAGCACGATTGCGCAACTGGTGGACAAGAAGAACGAGGATCGCAAGCGCAATCCTTTGCTGAAGGTGTATCCGATCAAGAGTTTTGATTATCTGACGCAAGTGCTGGGCAAGGATTTGCACTATGTGCCACCTGTTCACGAGTATGTGCGCCTGGCTATGGTATCCAATGTGGCCCTGGGCGGAGAAAGTGTTGGTGTGCTGGAGTTCCTGCACCCCTCTATTTGCCAGATGGCCGAGCAAGTCTGGCATGCCATTCCGCACGCCACGCAATTGGGTCTGGATATTATTGCCAGAGACTTTCAGGCACTGGCTAAAGACAATGCCTATGTCATTGAAATCAATGCCGATCCGGCGGTAGCGACTCCAGCATTTTCGGCTTATGGCCAGAGCTTTCAGGACTTGCCGGAGCAATTGATACGCTATGCCCTGGAAAATCGGCATCATGCGTCGCGTTTCCGTGGCAAGCCTGTACTGGCACCTGCGGCACCCTATAGCCCCTCCTGCCAAGGGGATTCTTTTGTTCTGAATAGCGCCGCCATTCAAACCCGCTTGCTGCGTCAGGCGGCATATCGCCGCAATCTGGACGTGGATATGGTGGATAGCTCGCTGACCCTGATTCGGGATTCGGCCCAGCAGATCGCTTTTGTAAATGGCATGTGCGGTTTGACTCGCGCCGCGACGACGCAGGCCACCACCAATAAGCAATGGACCAAAAAGCTGTTAAGTCAGGCGGGTTTGAATACGCCCCGTGGGCGTAGCTTTGCCATTGATGCCATGGATCAGGCCTGGGAGTTTGCCAGCAGCCTGGAAACGCCGATTGTCTTGAAGCCCCTGGCCGGTTCCGGTGGGGCGGGTATCAGTACGGATATACAGAGCCGGGCCCATTTTGAGGCGGCCTGGGCGGTGATTAAAGATATGCGCGGCAAAACGGTGATCTGCGAAGAACAGATCAAGGGCAAGGACTATCGCCTGATTGTGATTGGCCAGCGCTTGTGCGCGGTCACCGAGCGTGTGCCAGCCTTTGTGATTGGCGACGGGAAGCACAGTATTGAGGAGCTGGTGGCGCTTAAAAACCAGCAACGTCAGCAGAACCCGTATCTGCGCTCCAAGCTGATTGCCCTGACACCGACGGTTATTACGTACCTGGAGAAGAGTGGTTTGCGCCGCACATCGATTCCATCGAAAGATCAGCGTGTCCAGCTCCATGAAGTTGCCAATATTGGTTCTGGCGGTGAGGGACATGATCTGACTGCCCAGGTTCACCCGGAGTGGGCCGAGGTTGCGGTGCGTGCTCGTATGGCCTTGTATGACGCTGTTCATGTAGGGGTGGACTTGCTGGCCGAGGACATGCGCAAGCCACCGCGCAAGCAGCAGTGGGCGATTATCGAGATCAATAGCAATCCGGAGTTTGGTCAGCATTTCATTCAGCATGGGCAGGCACGAGATGTGGCAGGCCTGTTGATCGAACAATTGTTCCCGGTGCAAAAGCGGGTGCCGATCAGTACTCAACGGATAGTGCTCAGCGGCAAGGTGCAAGGGGTTGGCTTCCGTAAATGGCTGTGGAGTCTGGCGCACTTGCATGGGGTGCAAGGGACTGTCTGCAATCGGGCGGATGGCACGGTAGAGGCTGTCTTGTCTGGACCTGCTCGTTCCGTGGCTCAGTTGGTCGACAAGTGCCAGATTGGCCCCAAAGCAGCGCGTGTCCAGTCTTGCGAGGTGTTTCAGGAAGAAGCCGTTGATGGTCTTGCCTGCTTTGAAATTCTGAATGAAAGCCTGGCGGAAGCCGTTTGA
- a CDS encoding HlyD family type I secretion periplasmic adaptor subunit — protein MTTKNSNNSKNADKSDQSLDAVLLFDPNRDQHQYQDDVSEAQIVRSNRIIWFFGLFLVVLIAWAYFAELTEVSSGTGKIIPNSREQVIQSLEGGIISHLYVREGDIVEPQQILAQLDLTKTEANVGESAAKHRAAVASVARLEAEVNGTKLSFPESLNEFPLLIQAETRLYNTRQAGLNESISGLRQSLGIVSEELSLTQSLAKAGAASHVDVLKLQRQVSEIRLKITERQAEYMVKAREELARAKAEADSLEEVIRGRSDSLSRLTLRSPVRGVVKDIEVTTQGGVIPPNGRLMVIVPMEDQLLVEARISPRDIAFIRPGLEAKVKVTAYDYSIYGALNGEVVTVSPDTIQDEIKPEVFYYRAFIRTTDDALVNEKSGIRYPIVPGMIATVDIKTGEKTVFEYLIKPINRAQEALRER, from the coding sequence ATGACAACTAAGAACTCAAACAATTCCAAGAACGCGGATAAGTCGGATCAAAGTCTGGACGCGGTTTTGCTTTTTGATCCCAATCGGGACCAGCACCAATATCAGGATGATGTGAGTGAAGCGCAGATTGTGCGCTCCAACCGCATTATCTGGTTCTTTGGTTTGTTCCTGGTGGTGTTGATTGCCTGGGCATACTTTGCGGAGTTGACGGAGGTTTCCTCTGGAACCGGCAAGATCATTCCCAATTCGCGTGAGCAGGTTATCCAGTCCCTGGAGGGTGGGATTATTTCCCATCTCTATGTGCGCGAGGGCGATATTGTGGAGCCGCAGCAGATTCTGGCGCAGCTGGATCTGACTAAAACAGAAGCGAACGTTGGTGAAAGTGCGGCCAAACACAGGGCGGCAGTGGCCAGCGTGGCACGACTGGAAGCCGAAGTGAACGGCACCAAGTTGAGCTTCCCGGAGTCCTTGAACGAGTTCCCCTTGTTGATCCAGGCCGAAACGCGCTTGTACAACACGCGGCAGGCTGGCTTGAACGAATCCATATCAGGTTTGAGGCAGTCCTTGGGCATTGTCAGCGAAGAGCTGAGCTTGACCCAGTCGCTTGCCAAAGCCGGGGCAGCCAGCCATGTGGACGTGCTCAAGCTGCAACGCCAGGTGTCGGAGATTCGCTTGAAGATTACCGAGCGGCAGGCCGAGTACATGGTGAAAGCACGCGAAGAACTGGCCCGCGCCAAGGCCGAGGCAGACTCGTTGGAGGAAGTCATCCGTGGACGCTCGGACTCTCTGTCCCGCCTGACTTTGCGATCACCCGTGCGCGGTGTAGTCAAAGACATCGAAGTGACCACGCAAGGCGGTGTGATTCCGCCCAATGGTCGCTTGATGGTGATTGTGCCCATGGAAGATCAGTTGCTGGTGGAGGCCCGTATCTCGCCACGCGACATTGCCTTTATCCGTCCTGGTCTGGAAGCCAAGGTCAAAGTCACGGCTTATGACTACTCCATTTATGGTGCCTTGAATGGCGAAGTGGTGACCGTTTCGCCCGACACGATTCAGGACGAAATCAAACCCGAAGTTTTTTATTACCGCGCCTTTATCCGTACCACTGACGATGCCCTGGTGAACGAGAAAAGCGGCATTCGTTACCCCATTGTGCCGGGGATGATTGCTACGGTAGACATCAAGACAGGCGAAAAAACGGTATTTGAATACCTGATCAAGCCTATTAATCGTGCGCAGGAAGCGTTGCGGGAGCGTTGA
- a CDS encoding BapA/Bap/LapF family large adhesin encodes MWDAFFDGAPRFSFKVGEGETATSEISVSSGSAISLLDNVKVQLRVKDENGNWKVLEESGSGGLIDIIGIFGGKAKFTINDLPPGEYQVIAAVRGLSVLSTTKVEGSTTFYDHTEAGSYTATPVSGNVLDNDAAGEGAKVTHINGEQVGANGTTTFEGEYGTLTIGADGEFTYTPNNTDGSGIGQVETFEYTIKAADGSSSTATIHVRIDSDGQGLIWPEDPSQPAEVDLVANSNTGEAVIDSDYRVTQGGPSEKAPSQTIGGIFAGAVTKTTSVSFTVDPNSKANVKITASSPDELLVTDSLTVTVTGPGGYSKTYTGSGGLLSNLSVQEMLQGLEAGNYTVTATYQRSGTGTGGKLELGYETQSVTHLDEYVIKNIHGASGNVLADDHLASTYTKFLIKDAHGNFVEVSNGTTVEGQHGTLTINTNGSYSYQPKPGLEETGNEDVFEYRLEHPNGTTADATLTVGVEHGEGPYVPEAFAFSADFDEMGADESVLSLDSVEDHTPETTEETPVLEESIELQGTEETDVDLGALEDEQEQSGQAAGEPTSFEGISEEELLVPEVEVDPVIDELDEHSLVG; translated from the coding sequence TTGTGGGATGCCTTCTTTGACGGCGCACCACGCTTCAGCTTCAAGGTAGGCGAGGGCGAAACAGCGACTAGCGAGATCAGCGTGTCTTCGGGCTCTGCGATCAGCTTGCTTGATAACGTCAAGGTTCAGTTGCGCGTCAAGGATGAAAATGGCAACTGGAAGGTGCTTGAGGAATCGGGCTCCGGCGGCTTGATCGACATCATTGGCATCTTCGGTGGCAAGGCCAAGTTCACCATTAATGACTTGCCTCCAGGCGAGTACCAGGTGATCGCGGCTGTGCGTGGCCTGAGCGTGTTGAGCACCACCAAGGTGGAAGGTTCGACCACGTTCTATGACCACACCGAGGCAGGCTCCTACACGGCAACACCGGTAAGCGGCAATGTGCTCGATAACGACGCGGCTGGCGAAGGCGCCAAAGTGACCCATATCAATGGGGAACAAGTGGGTGCCAACGGTACAACGACGTTTGAAGGTGAATACGGCACGCTGACCATTGGTGCAGATGGCGAGTTTACTTACACGCCAAACAACACCGATGGTTCCGGTATTGGCCAGGTAGAAACCTTCGAGTACACGATCAAGGCCGCTGACGGTTCCAGCAGCACTGCCACGATCCATGTTCGTATCGACAGTGACGGCCAAGGCCTGATCTGGCCCGAAGATCCGTCTCAGCCAGCTGAAGTTGACCTGGTTGCCAACAGCAACACGGGTGAAGCTGTTATCGACAGTGACTACCGTGTGACCCAAGGTGGACCTAGCGAGAAAGCTCCTAGCCAGACTATTGGCGGAATCTTTGCTGGAGCGGTCACCAAGACCACATCGGTCAGCTTTACGGTTGATCCAAACAGCAAGGCTAACGTCAAGATCACGGCCTCTTCACCTGACGAGCTTCTCGTTACCGATAGTTTGACGGTGACGGTGACCGGTCCTGGTGGATATTCCAAGACTTACACCGGTTCGGGCGGTCTGCTCAGCAACCTGAGTGTTCAGGAAATGCTGCAAGGGCTTGAGGCTGGAAACTACACCGTTACGGCAACGTATCAGCGTAGTGGTACAGGCACGGGCGGCAAGCTGGAGTTGGGTTACGAGACTCAGTCGGTCACGCACCTGGATGAATATGTCATCAAGAACATTCACGGCGCAAGCGGCAATGTCCTGGCTGACGATCATCTGGCCTCGACCTACACCAAGTTCCTGATCAAGGATGCCCACGGCAACTTTGTGGAAGTCAGCAATGGAACGACGGTGGAAGGTCAGCATGGCACGTTGACGATCAACACCAACGGCAGCTACTCCTACCAGCCTAAACCTGGTCTGGAAGAGACTGGCAATGAGGACGTCTTTGAGTACCGTCTGGAGCATCCAAACGGCACGACGGCAGACGCCACCCTGACGGTAGGCGTTGAGCACGGTGAAGGTCCTTATGTTCCTGAAGCGTTCGCCTTCAGCGCTGACTTTGACGAGATGGGTGCAGATGAATCCGTCTTGTCCCTGGACAGCGTTGAGGACCATACGCCAGAGACAACAGAAGAGACTCCGGTTCTTGAAGAGAGCATTGAGCTTCAGGGTACCGAGGAAACGGACGTTGATCTGGGCGCATTGGAGGATGAACAGGAGCAGTCTGGCCAAGCCGCTGGCGAGCCAACCTCGTTTGAAGGCATCAGCGAAGAAGAACTGCTGGTACCGGAAGTCGAAGTTGACCCCGTCATTGACGAGCTGGATGAGCACAGCCTTGTAGGCTAA
- a CDS encoding type I secretion system permease/ATPase — translation MPLQEAVSAASASEARPQDLYKPWIDAVLSIARHYRLDVSPQNLELTANWLKTRDIAYVLRRLAKEAGLYVKPVTLSESDLNIWRLPLLVQLKNGQVGVVEQINEGGLLGIRYSGDEGLLSEVAVADLLSNVRAAFVMRPIHAVADARVDDYVKPFEKHWLKQIVFSDWRPYSHLFVASFLINVLGLSGILFTRQVYDRVIPAESYPTLYVLFSGVMVALVFSFTFRIARSKVINMLGKRADLRISDRVYGRVLRIRNSDRPQSTGSLIAQVRELDSIREMLTSATVTSLVDIPFFLLFCLVFWYLAGSLVWVPLVAVVLMIVPNLLAQPRLRQYASQSAREASLRNAILVEAVQGYEDIKTTQSELRFQNQWNNFNAASADVALKLRSLNSWLGSWTSAVQGSVFAVIVMFGAFKVIDGELSTGSVIAASILGTRMLGPMAKLTGVLSRWQQTKVAIGAIDKLMSLPTDDDTAEEGRIHVANVRGNYVFKDCQVSYRADNPTPALSIKDLQIRAGEKIGILGRNGAGKSTLLQVLSGLLIPSEGIATIEGVSLAHIDTADLRRDTGLLSQSASLFYGTIRDNITLGAPLASDQDILKALTMTGAIEFIPRLPTGLDHVLTEGGKGLSGGQRQALLLSRLILANPDVVLLDEPTSAMDDASERHFIRHLQHWAQDKTLVMATHKLRMLELVDRILVVSNGKIVMDDKKQVVLDKLAQGTKKKQEPANDN, via the coding sequence ATGCCATTGCAGGAAGCCGTATCTGCTGCCTCAGCCTCCGAGGCCAGGCCCCAGGATTTGTACAAACCCTGGATTGACGCTGTTCTGTCCATTGCCAGGCATTACCGCCTGGATGTCTCGCCCCAGAATCTGGAGCTGACAGCCAACTGGTTGAAGACGCGGGACATTGCCTATGTGCTGCGCCGCCTTGCGAAAGAAGCGGGCCTGTACGTCAAGCCCGTCACCTTAAGTGAAAGCGATCTGAATATCTGGCGTCTGCCCTTGCTGGTGCAACTGAAAAACGGCCAGGTCGGGGTGGTGGAACAGATCAATGAAGGTGGTTTGCTGGGTATCCGTTATAGCGGTGATGAAGGTTTGCTTAGTGAAGTGGCGGTTGCTGATCTGCTGAGCAATGTCCGGGCGGCGTTTGTGATGCGGCCCATTCACGCTGTGGCTGATGCCCGCGTGGATGATTACGTCAAACCTTTTGAAAAGCACTGGCTCAAGCAAATTGTCTTTAGTGACTGGCGTCCGTACTCCCATTTGTTTGTGGCGTCCTTCTTGATCAATGTGTTGGGGCTGTCCGGGATTCTGTTTACCCGACAGGTCTATGACCGGGTGATTCCGGCCGAGTCCTATCCCACCTTGTATGTGCTGTTCAGCGGGGTGATGGTGGCCCTGGTGTTTTCTTTTACCTTCAGAATTGCCCGCAGCAAGGTCATCAATATGCTGGGTAAGCGGGCAGACTTGCGTATTTCCGACCGGGTATATGGTCGTGTGCTGCGTATCCGTAATAGCGATCGGCCACAGTCAACCGGCAGCTTGATTGCCCAGGTGCGCGAACTGGACAGCATCCGTGAAATGCTGACTTCGGCAACGGTAACCTCCCTGGTCGATATCCCGTTCTTTTTGCTGTTTTGCCTGGTGTTCTGGTACTTGGCGGGCAGTCTGGTTTGGGTGCCTTTGGTGGCCGTGGTGCTGATGATTGTGCCTAATTTGCTGGCGCAACCACGCTTGCGCCAATACGCCAGCCAGTCTGCGCGCGAGGCCAGTTTGCGCAATGCAATTCTGGTGGAAGCCGTGCAAGGCTATGAGGACATCAAGACCACGCAGTCCGAGCTGCGTTTCCAGAATCAGTGGAATAACTTCAACGCGGCCAGCGCGGACGTGGCCTTGAAGCTGCGTTCCTTAAATAGCTGGCTGGGCAGTTGGACCAGTGCGGTACAGGGTTCGGTCTTTGCTGTCATTGTGATGTTCGGTGCTTTCAAGGTAATTGATGGTGAGCTGAGTACAGGCTCGGTGATTGCCGCTTCTATTTTGGGGACGCGCATGTTGGGGCCGATGGCCAAGCTGACTGGCGTTCTGTCCCGTTGGCAGCAAACCAAAGTTGCCATTGGTGCGATCGACAAGCTGATGAGCTTGCCTACCGACGATGACACCGCGGAAGAAGGGCGCATTCATGTTGCCAATGTTCGCGGCAACTATGTGTTCAAGGATTGCCAGGTCAGCTACCGCGCCGACAATCCCACTCCGGCCTTGTCCATTAAAGATCTGCAGATTCGTGCGGGTGAAAAAATTGGCATTTTGGGGCGCAACGGCGCGGGGAAATCGACCTTGCTGCAAGTGCTGTCGGGCTTGCTGATTCCGTCTGAAGGCATTGCCACGATAGAGGGCGTCAGTCTGGCGCATATCGATACGGCAGATTTGCGGCGCGATACGGGCCTGCTCAGTCAGAGTGCGTCTTTGTTCTACGGAACCATACGCGACAACATTACCCTGGGTGCACCGCTGGCCAGCGATCAGGACATTCTGAAAGCCTTGACCATGACAGGCGCGATCGAGTTCATTCCACGTCTGCCCACCGGCCTGGATCATGTGTTGACCGAGGGTGGGAAAGGTTTGTCGGGCGGGCAGCGGCAGGCTTTGCTTTTGTCCCGCCTGATTCTGGCCAATCCGGATGTGGTGTTGCTGGACGAGCCCACTTCGGCCATGGATGACGCCAGCGAGCGGCACTTCATTCGCCATCTTCAGCACTGGGCACAAGACAAGACCCTGGTTATGGCCACGCACAAGCTGCGCATGCTGGAATTGGTGGACCGGATTCTGGTGGTCAGCAACGGCAAGATCGTGATGGATGACAAGAAACAAGTCGTGCTGGACAAGCTGGCTCAAGGCACAAAGAAGAAGCAGGAGCCCGCCAATGACAACTAA